The following proteins are encoded in a genomic region of Oncorhynchus keta strain PuntledgeMale-10-30-2019 chromosome 35, Oket_V2, whole genome shotgun sequence:
- the LOC118369271 gene encoding sentrin-specific protease 6-like has product MKKRCANQPLKRSLKGNAIGLHMLGIGKMPSSQTEAVHFSTVLNSSDYFFLSQVPSPGVVVQGSIFQHAFTPAFVLQNNAQRIDGTVCLQAEESPKKNPSLLQPAGDDKEETSVCSGMPTSGTSHSSPTPSGGSLETVTDDDDFTSNYFTNSKTRRPRKKRMKDPFGKLVPDKPTTKRRRVKQNHPISPPPKKTSADISEGIDVFCRCVRVGTMRRTPSKHVTFTAEYIQIDEQVRLWSYSLASCAWCHARNLPALFLKTTSGESQRLRLLLKMSRANGGAWYDSKGQHLGENYIILVFENMLSDLENVELEKIFREIGRANKAPEDFTLQLPFVEANRILMHSSHPTPEKQVSEPFACPPKSPPRPASSFLHKVSQAISGPSKPPTSEFHQQFLDSICGSSKQTPSSKPLAPRWIPPAPQLISLAPPRISLAPPQIYFALPRISPPPACLSPPPACLSPPPACLSPPPIQVLDDDEIMEIESTFKGPVKRIILYPPHPARGGISVTNEDLHCLNEGEFLNDVIIDFYLKYLVSAMLKEEDANRSHMFSSFFYKRLTQTEPRKTPCSEDLPVKKRRHNRVRTWTRNVDLFQKDFIFVPINESAHWFLAVICFPGLEDLQQEPLSPDSPFPAWLEEAENSLDKCFLMDYTSPNPMSLFFSPPGSSTRGQPGPEAPDCDLTIGVRLCVCSNGGGGEELESVMKELSVSPTTTGLIKKQLLSDDCNGYEIEKDIFAFPPVQDSNQDQCNESEQQDSVDVSSQPTTCKQPCILIMDSLGGHVRSGVVKILQEYLEVEWEVRKGSLRSFSKDSMRGSNPQVPQQDNYSDCGVYLLQYVESFFQNPPKDFELPMDLKEWFPLMLVKRKRADIRKLVLKIQHQQEDTHDS; this is encoded by the exons ATGAAAAAACGTTGTGCAAATCAACCTTTGAAAAGATCTCTCAAAGGAAATGCCATTGGACTCCATATGTTGGGAATTGGCAAGATGCCTAG CTCTCAAACTGAAGCAGTGCATTTCAGCACAGTCCTCAACAGCAGTGACTACTTCTTTCTGAGCCAGGTACCATCTCCAGGAGTGGTTGTCCAAGGCAGCATCTTCCAACATGCGTTTACCCCTGCTTTCGTGCTTCAGAATAATGCCCAAAG GATTGACGGCACAGTATGTCTTCAAGCAGAAGAATCGCCCAAGAAAAATCCTTCTCTCCTACAACCTGCAG GTGATGACAAGGAAGAAACCTCCGTCTGTTCTGGTATGCCAACATCAGGGACTAGTCACTCCTCACCAACGCCCTCTGGTGGCAGTTTGGAGACAGTCACTGATGACGATGACTTCACAAGCAATTACTTTACCAACTCCAAAACCAGACGACCAAGGAAGAAGCGAATGAAAGACCCG TTTGGAAAGTTGGTCCCAGACAAACCCACCACAAAACGGCGAAGAGTCAAACAGAATCATCCCATATCACCTCCTCCTAAAAAGACATCTGCTGACATTTCTGAGGGGATTGATGTGTTCTGCAGATGTGTGAGAGTGGGGACAATGCGCAGGACACCTTCCAAGCATGTCACC TTTACAGCAGAGTACATCCAGATCGATGAACAAG TGCGGCTGTGGTCGTATAGTCTGGCCAGCTGTGCGTGGTGCCATGCCCGAAACTTGCCTGCCCTTTTCCTCAAGACCACCTCAGGGGAGTCCCAGCGCCTCCGCCTTCTCCTCAAGATGTCCCGAGCCAACGGGGGTGCCTGGTATGACAGTAAGGGCCAAC ATCTCGGCGAGAACTACATAATCTTAGTGTTTGAGAATATGCTGTCTGACCTGGAGAATGTTGAACTGGAGAAAATCTTCAGAGAAATTGGCAGAGCAAATAAAGCTCCTGAGGATTTCACATTACAGTTGCCATTTGTGGAGGCCAACAGAATACTGATGCATTCctcccatccaaccccagagaag CAAGTTTCAGAGCCCTTTGCATGCCCACCTAAATCTCCTCCTCGCCCAGCTTCATCATTTCTGCACAAGGTATCCCAGGCCATTTCAGGTCCATCTAAACCTCCGACCTCTGAGTTTCATCAGCAGTTTTTGGATTCCATTTGTGGCTCCAGTAAACAGACACCATCTTCCAAGCCTCTTGCCCCAAGATGGATTCCACCTGCCCCACAACTGATCTCTCTTGCCCCGCCACGGATCTCTCTTGCCCCACCACAAATCTATTTTGCCCTACCACGGATCTCTCCTCCCCCAGCAtgcctgtctcctcccccagcatgcctgtctcctcccccagcaTGCCTGTCTCCTCCCCCAATACAAGTCTTGGATGATGATGAAATAATGGAGATTGAATCCACCTTCAAAGGGCCAGTCAAAAG GATAATACTGTACCCCCCTCATCCAGCCAGAGGGGGGATCTCTGTCACCAATGAAGACCTGCACTGTCTCAACGAGGGAGAGTTCTTGAATGATGTCATCATTGACTTTTACCTAAA GTACTTGGTCTCTGCAATGCTGAAAGAGGAGGATGCCAACAGGAGTCACATGTTCAGCTCCTTCTTTTACAAGCGCCTCACTCAGACAGAGCCGAGAAAAACCCCATGCTCTGAGGACCTACC TGTGAAGAAAAGGAGACACAACCGAGTGAGAACATGGACCAGGAATGTTGACCTCTTCCAGAAGGACTTCATCTTTGTCCCCATAAATGAATC GGCACACTGGTTCCTGGCGGTCATCTGCTTCCCTGGCCTAGAGGACCTCCAGCAGGAGCCCCTGTCTCCAGACTCCCCATTCCCAGCCTGGCTGGAGGAAGCAGAGAACAGCTTGGACAAGTGCTTCCTGATGGACTACACCTCCCCCAACCCCATGTCCCTGTTCTTCAGCCCCCCGGGCAGCAGCACCAGGGGTCAGCCAGGCCCAGAAGCCCCAGACTGCGACCTCACCATAGgggtgaggctgtgtgtgtgctcaaacggTGGGGGCGGAGAGGAGCTGGAGTCGGTCATGAAGGAGCTCAGTGTGAGCCCCACCACCACAGGTCTGATAAAGAAGCAGCTCCTCTCAG ATGATTGCAACGGATATGAAATAGAAAAGGACATCTTTGCCTTTCCTCCTGTTCAGGATTCAAATCAG GACCAGTGCAATGAGAGTGAACAGCAGGACAGTGTCGATGTCTCCTCCCAACCCACTACCTGTAAACA ACCTTGTATCCTTATCATGGATTCCCTAGGAGGCCATGTGAGATCGGGGGTCGTGAAGATCCTGCAAGA aTACTTGGAGGTGGAGTGGGAGGTGAGGAAAGGCAGTCTGAGGAGTTTCTCTAAAGATTCGATGAGGGGCTCAAACCCCCAGGTCCCTCAGCAGGACAACTACAGCGACTGTGGTGTTTACCTGCTTCAATATGTGGAGAGCTTTTTCCAG AATCCCCCAAAAGATTTTGAGCTGCCCATGGACCTGAAGGAATGGTTTCCACTGATGCTGGTGAAGCGCAAGCGAGCAGATATCAGGAAACTCGTCCTCAAAATTCAACATCAACAAGAAGACACACATGACTCATAA